The following proteins are encoded in a genomic region of Cygnus olor isolate bCygOlo1 chromosome 23, bCygOlo1.pri.v2, whole genome shotgun sequence:
- the PITHD1 gene encoding PITH domain-containing protein 1 has product MAQGPAHGPGRCCCCGAGGGGERGAAWGLHLRIDRQRLHCLNERRDGSGALVFRAWEERGDRGKFVESDEDAELLFNVPFTGSVKLKGVIVMGEDDGSHPAEMRLFKNIPHMSFDDAAREPDQMFSLNRDPTGELEYPTKVARFSSVNHLSIHFPKNFGAETTKIFYIGLKGEWTEAARHEVTICSYEAAPNPAEHRLQQLTPQTHFIS; this is encoded by the exons ATGGCGCAGGGTCCCGCGCACGGCCCcgggcgctgctgctgctgcggggcggggggcggcggggagcggggcgcggcCTGGGGGCTGCACCTGCGGATCGACCGGCAGCGCCTGCACTGCCTCAACGAGCGCCGCGACGGCAGCGGAGCCCTCGTCTTCCGCGCCTGGGAGGAGCGCGGCGACCGCGGGAAG TTCGTGGAGAGCGACGAGGACGCGGAGCTGCTCTTCAACGTGCC GTTCACGGGCAGCGTCAAGCTGAAGGGCGTCATCGTCATGGGCGAGGACGACGGCTCGCACCCGGCGGAGATGAGGCT gTTCAAGAACATTCCTCACATGTCCTTCGATGATGCAGCCAGGGAACCGGATCAGATGTTCAGCCTGAACCGGGACCCCACGGGCGAGCTGGAGTACCCCACCAA AGTTGCCCGTTTCTCCAGCGTTAACCATCTCTCCATCCACTTCCCGAAGAACTTCGGAGCAGAGACgacaaagatattttatatagGCCTCAAGGGAGAGTGGACAGAG GCCGCCCGGCACGAGGTGACCATCTGCAGCTACGAGGCGGCGCCCAACCCGGCCGAGCAccggctgcagcagctcacccCGCAGACGCACTTCATCTCCTAG